The following proteins come from a genomic window of Musa acuminata AAA Group cultivar baxijiao chromosome BXJ1-7, Cavendish_Baxijiao_AAA, whole genome shotgun sequence:
- the LOC103974785 gene encoding pre-mRNA-processing-splicing factor 8A-like, which produces MMPGPRMAPPPPAVQPPNSIPPSPGEMEAQLVEKARKWHQLNAKRYGEKRKFGFVETQKEDMPPEHVRKIIRDHGDMSSKKHRYDKRVYLGALKFVPHAVYKLLENMPMPWEQVRNVKVLYHTTGAITFVNEIPWVAEPIYLAQWGTMWIMMRREKRDRRHFKRMRFPPFDDEEPPLDYADNLLDVEPLEAIQIELDDEEDAAVYSWFYDHKPLVKTKLINGPSYRRWHLSLPIMANLHRLAGQLLSDLIDRNYFYLFDMESFFTAKALNMCIPGGPKFEPLYRDTEKGDEDWNEFNDINKLIIRQPLRTEYRIAFPHLYNNRPRKVKLSPYHGPMIMYIKAEDPDLPVFYFDPLINPISWKKVQHENDEEDFFLPQGVEPLLHETPIYTDTTAAGISLLFAPHPFNMRSGRTRRAEDIALVSEWYKEHCPPSYPVKVRVSYQKLLKCFVLNELHHRPPKAHKKKHLFRSLQATKFFQTTQLDWVEAGLQVCQQGYNMLNLLIHRKSLNYLHLDYNFNLKPVKTLTTKERKKSRFGNAFHLCREILRLTKLVVDANVQFRLGNVDAFQLADGLHYIFSHVGQLTGMYRYKCRLMRQIRMCKDLKHLIYYRFNTGPVGKGPGCGFWAPTWRVWLFFLRGIVPLLERWLANLLARQFQGRHSKGVAKNVTKQRVESHFDLELRAAVMHDILDAMPEGIRQNKARTILQHLSEAWRCWKANIPWKVPALAVPIENTILRYVKSKADWWTNVAHYNRERIRRGATVDKTVCRKNLGRLTRLILKAEKERQHNYLKDGPYITPEEAVVIYTTTAHWLESRKFSPIPFPPLWYKHDTKLLVLALERLKESYSVAVRLNQSQREELGLIEQAYDNPHEALSRIKRHLSSQRVFKEVGIEFMDLYSHLLPVYEIEPLEKITDAYLDQYLWYEGDRRQLFPNWVKPADSEPPPLLVYKWCQGINNLQAIWDASDGQCVVVLQTKFEKLLEKIDLILLKRLLCLVLEPSLAEYITGKNNVVLSYKDMSHTNSYGLIPGLQFASFVVQYYGLVLDLLLLGLTRATEIAGPSRMPNEFITYADTRVETRHPIRLYSRYIDRVHMLFRFSREEARDLIQRYLIEHPDPNNENMVGYNNNKCWPRDARMRLMKHDVNLGRSVFWDMKNRLPPSITTLEWENSFVSVYSKDNPNLLFSMCGFEVRILPKVRMAPEAAFGNTKDGVWNLQNEQTKERTAMAFLRVDDEQLKVFENRVRQILMSSGSTTFTKIVNKWNTALIGLMTYFREATVHTQELLDLLVKCENKIQTRIKIGLNSKMPSRFPPVIFYTPKEIGGLGMLSMGHVLIPQSDLRYSQQTDVGVTHFRSGMSHEEDQLIPNLYRYIQPWESEFIDSQRVWAEYASKRQEAGSQNRRLTLEDLEDSWDRGIPRINTLFQKDRHTLAYDKGWRVRTEFNKYQVLKQNPFWWTHQRHDGKLWNLNNYRTDVIQALGGVEGILEHTLFKGTYFPTWEGLFWEKASGFEESMKYKKLTNAQRSGLNQIPNRRFTLWWSPTINRANVYVGFQVQLDLTGILMHGKIPTLKISLIQIFRAHLWQKIHESVVMDLCQVLDQELDALEIETVQKETIHPRKSYKMNSSCADILLFAAHRWPMSKPSLVAESKDVFDQKASNKYWIDVQLRWGDYDSHDIERYARAKFMDYTTDNMSIYPAPTGVMIGLDLAYNLHSAFGNWFPGSKPLLAQAMNKIMKSNPALYVLRERIRKGLQLYSSEPTEPYLSSQNYGEIFSSQIKWFVDDTNVYRVTIHRTFEGNLTTKPINGAIFIFNPRTGQLFLKVIHTSVWAGQKRLGQLAKWKTAEEVAALVRSLPVEEQPKQIIVTRKGMLDPLEVHLLDFPNIVIKGSELQLPFQACLKIEKFGDLILKATEPQMVLFNIYDDWLKTISSYTAFSRLILILRALHVNNEKAKMLLKPDKTVITQPHHIWPSLTDDEWMKVEVALRDLNLSDYSKKNNVNTSALTQSEIRDIILGAEIAPPSQQRQQMAEIEKQAKEDSRLTAVTSRTTNVHGDELIVTTTSPYEQQAFGSKTDWRVRAISAANLHLRVSHIYVNSDDAKETGYTYIIPKNVLKKFIGIADLRTQISGYLYGLSPQDNPRVKEIRCIVMPPQWGTHQQVHLPSALPEHDVLNDLEPLGWMHTQPNELPQLSPQDVTAHARILENNKQWDGEKCIILTCSFTPGSCSLTAYKLTPSGYEWGRVTKDTGSNPHGYLPTHYEKVQMLLSDRFLGFYMVPDDGPWNYNFMGVKHTVIMRYGVKLGTARDYYHEDHRPTHFLEFTNLEEGGAAEADREDAFS; this is translated from the exons AGATCATGGAGatatgtcgtcgaagaaacatcgGTATGATAAACGCGTATACCTAGGAGCTTTGAAGTTCGTTCCTCATGCAGTTTACAAGCTTCTCGAGAATATGCCTATGCCGTGGGAGCAg GTTCGCAATGTGAAAGTCCTGTATCATACAACTGGTGCAATCACGTTCGTGAATGAGATCCCATGGGTGGCTGAACCTATATACCTGGCGCAG TGGGGTACGATGTGGATCATGATGCGAAGGGAGAAAAGAGACCGAAGACACTTTAAAAGAATGCGTTTCCCACCTTTCGATGATGAGGAGCCTCCGTTAGACTACGCTGACAATTTGTTAGATGTGGAACCCCTGGAGGCTATTCAGATAGAATTGGACGACGAAGAAGATGCTGCTGTGTACTCGTGGTTCTATGATCATAAACCTCTAGTGAAAACGAAGCTTATAAATGGTCCTAGTTACAGAAGGTGGCATCTTTCGCTTCCCATAATGGCAAATCTTCATCGGCTTGCTGGGCAGCTACTCTCTGATCTGATCGACCGCAATTACTTTTACTTGTTCGATATGGAGTCGTTCTTCACTGCCAAAGCGTTAAACATGTGCATACCTG GAGGTCCCAAGTTTGAGCCATTGTATCGTGATACGGAGAAGGGAGACGAAGATTGGAATGAATTTAACGATATCAATAAGCTTATAATTCGTCAGCCACTAAGAACCGAGTATAGGATAGCATTCCCTCATCTGTACAACAACAGGCCAAGGAAAGTTAAGCTCAGCCCGTATCACGGCCCCATGATAATGTACATAAAAGCCGAGGATCCTGATTTGCCTGTGTTTTACTTCGATCCTTTAATAAATCCCATCTCTTGGAAAAAAGTTCAACACGAGAATGATGAGGAAGATTTTTTCCTTCCCCAAGGAGTCGAACCTCTCCTGCACGAGACTCCAATATATACCGACACAACAGCAGCCGGTATCTCATTGCTATTTGCGCCACACCCATTTAATATGAGATCTGGTCGAACAAGACGAGCTGAAGATATAGCTCTTGTGTCGGAATGGTACAAGGAGCATTG TCCTCCCTCCTACCCGGTTAAAGTTCGTGTCAGTTATCAGAagttgttgaaatgttttgttttGAACGAGTTGCATCATCGACCTCCCAAGGCGCACAAGAAGAAACACTTATTCCGGTCACTTCAGGCAACTAAATTCTTCCAAACGACACAACTAGACTGGGTGGAGGCCGGGCTGCAAGTCTGTCAGCAAGGTTACAATATGCTGAATCTGTTGATTCATCGGAAAAGTCTTAATTATCTTCACCTTGACTATAATTTCAATTTAAAGCCTGTGAAAACACTTACCACAAAGGAGCGAAAGAAGTCGCGGTTCGGCAATGCCTTTCATCTGTGTCGGGAGATACTCCGTCTGACGAAGCTTGTCGTCGATGCCAACGTCCAATTCCGCCTGGGAAACGTCGACGCTTTTCAATTAGCTGATGGCCTGCACTATATTTTCTCTCATGTCGGCCAGTTGACCGGTATGTATCGTTACAAGTGCCGTCTCATGCGGCAGATTAGAATGTGTAAAGATTTGAAGCATTTGATTTACTATCGTTTCAATACTGGTCCTGTTGGGAAGGGACCTGGCTGTGGGTTTTGGGCACCCACGTGGAGGGTGTGGTTGTTCTTCCTTCGTGGGATTGTGCCGCTGCTAGAAAGATGGTTGGCCAATTTACTCGCACGTCAGTTCCAGGGTCGTCATTCTAAAGGAGTTGCCAAGAACGTTACGAAGCAACGTGTCGAAAGCCACTTTGATTTGGAGCTCCGGGCTGCTGTGATGCATGATATTCTTGATGCGATGCCTG AGGGTATTAGGCAGAACAAGGCGAGGACTATCTTGCAACATCTTAGTGAAGCGTGGCGCTGTTGGAAAGCCAACATACCATGGAAG GTCCCGGCACTTGCAGTGCCGATTGAGAATACGATACTCCGCTACGTAAAATCCAAGGCGGACTGGTGGACGAATGTCGCTCACTACAATCGGGAACGTATCAGAAGGGGTGCAACTGTGGATAAGACCGTTTGTCGAAAAAATCTAGGAAGATTAACTCGTTTAATTTTAAAGGCCGAGAAG GAAAGGCAACACAACTACTTGAAAGATGGTCCGTACATCACCCCGGAAGAAGCTGTGGTCATCTACACCACGACAGCCCATTGGCTGGAATCAAGGAAGTTTTCTCCTATACCGTTTCCACCACTGTGGTACAAACATGACACCAAACTTCTTGTGCTTGCACTAGAGAGGCTGAAGGAGTCTTACAGTGTGGCAGTGAGACTGAATCAATCACAAAGGGAAGAATTGGGTCTTATCGAACAAGCATACGACAACCCTCACGAGGCTCTATCCAGGATAAAACGTCACTTGTCAAGCCAGCGTGTCTTCAAGGAG GTCGGCATCGAGTTTATGGATCTGTACAGTCATCTGCTTCCTGTTTATGAGATTGAACCTCTCGAGAAAATCACAGATGCGTACCTTGATCAGTATTTGTGGTACGAAGGTGACAGACGACAACTGTTCCCTAATTGGGTCAAGCCTGCGGATTCCGAACCGCCTCCTCTGCTGGTGTACAAATGGTGTCAAGGTATAAATAACTTGCAAGCGATATGGGATGCAAGTGATGGCCAGTGCGTGGTGGTGTTGCAAACAAAGTTTGAGAAGCTCTTGGAGAAAATTGATTTGATCTTGCTTAAGAG GCTTTTATGTTTGGTTCTCGAACCATCACTTGCTGAGTATATAACTGGTAAAAACAATGTCGTTTTGTCATACAAGGATATGAGCCATACGAACAGCTACGGTCTCATTCCCGGTCTGCAATTCGCctcctttgttgtgcaatattATGGGCTTGTGCTTGATCTGTTGCTTCTTGGTTTGACCCGAGCCACTGAAATTGCCGGTCCTTCTCGGATGCCCAATGAATTCATTACTTATGCAGACACCAGAGTTGAGACCAGGCATCCCATTCGATTGTATTCCCGTTACATTGATAGAGTACACATGTTGTTTCGTTTCTCTCGTGAAGAGGCACGTGACCTAATTCAGCGGTATCTTATCGAACATCCCGATCCAAACAACGAGAATATGGTTGGGTATAACAATAACAAGTGTTGGCCAAGAGATGCAAGAATGAGGCTGATGAAACATGATG TGAACCTCGGACGAAGTGTGTTTTGGGATATGAAGAATCGACTACCTCCAAGTATCACGACATTGGAATGGGAAAACAGCTTTGTTTCTGTTTATAGCAAGGACAATCCAAATCTTCTTTTCAGCAT GTGTGGATTTGAGGTTCGGATATTGCCTAAAGTACGAATGGCTCCGGAGGCTGCTTTCGGTAACACAAAAGATGGAGTGTGGAACCTGCAAAATGAGCAAACCAAAGAGAGAACAGCGATGGCTTTCTTGCGTGTCGATGACGAACAACTGAAGGTGTTTGAGAATCGTGTACGGCAGATCCTTATGTCTTCAGGATCTACCACTTTCACTAAGATTGTTAACAAATGGAATACGGCTCTTATTG GTCTTATGACGTATTTCCGAGAAGCAACCGTGCACACGCAGGAGTTGCTGGATTTGCTGGTCAAGTGTGAAAACAAGATACAGACCCGTATTAAAATCGGATTAAATTCAAAGATGCCTagcag ATTTCCTCCTGTCATTTTTTACACGCCAAAGGAGATTGGAGGCCTTGGCATGTTGTCTATGGGTCACGTATTGATCCCACAGAGTGACCTGCGGTATAGCCAGCAAACAGATGTTGGAGTGACACATTTCAGGAGTGGTATGAGTCATGAGGAAGATCAACTTATTCCCAATCTTTACCGTTACATACAG CCCTGGGAGAGTGAGTTTATCGATTCACAGCGTGTTTGGGCTGAATACGCATCGAAGAGACAGGAAGCAGGGTCACAAAATAGACGGCTGACACTCGAGGATCTAGAG GATTCCTGGGACAGGGGCATTCCTCGAATCAACACCCTCTTCCAGAAAGACCGCCATACTCTGGCGTATGACAAGGGATGGAGAGTTCGTACCGAATTTAACAAGTATCAAGTTTTGAAGCAGAATCCATTTTGGTGGACCCACCAACGGCATGATGGAAAGCTTTGGAACTTGAACAATTACCGGACCGACGTGATCCAAGCGCTGGGCGGCGTCGAAGGAATTCTTGAACATACATTGTTTAAAGGCACATA TTTCCCGACATGGGAGGGTCTCTTCTGGGAGAAGGCATCTGGATTCGAGGAGTCCATGAAGTACAAGAAACTTACAAACGCGCAACGATCGGGTCTAAATCAAATTCCAAACCGCAGGTTTACCTTGTGGTGGTCTCCCACCATAAATCGTGCAAACGTGTATGTGGGCTTCCAGGTGCAGCTTGATCTGACGGGAATACTTATGCACGGAAAAATTCCTACTTTGAAGATATCTTTGATCCAGATATTTCGTGCTCATCTTTGGCAAAAGATTCATGAGAGTGTTGTCATGGACCTTTGTCAAGTTTTGGATCAAGAGTTGGATGCACTGGAGATTGAGACGGTGCAAAAAGAGACTATACACCCAAGAAAAAGTTACAAGATGAACAGTTCCTGTGCTGATATTCTTCTCTTTGCTGCACATAGATGGCCCATGTCCAAGCCAAGCCTGGTTGCCGAGTCAAAGGATGTTTTCGATCAAAAAGCAAGCAATAAATACTGGATCGATGTGCAACTTCGTTGGGGGGACTATGATTCCCATGACATAGAACGTTATGCTAGGGCCAAGTTCATGGATTACACAACGGACAACATGTCCATATATCCGGCACCCACTG GCGTCATGATCGGATTAGATTTGGCATATAACCTTCACTCAGCCTTCGGCAATTGGTTCCCTGGGTCGAAGCCTTTATTGGCTCAAGCAATGAACAAGATTATGAAG TCAAATCCGGCATTATATGTCCTGAGGGAGCGCATAAGGAAAGGTCTACAGTTGTACTCATCCGAGCCAACCGAGCCTTATCTTTCGTCACAAAACTACGGAGAAATTTTCAGCAGCCAAATTAAATGGTTTGTCGACGACACTAATGTGTATAGAGTAACAATACATCGAACTTTCGAGGGAAATCTCACCACTAAGCCCATAAATGGCGCCATCTTTATATTCAATCCGAGAACAGGACAGCTATTTCTGAAG GTCATCCATACGAGCGTGTGGGCAGGGCAGAAACGGCTGGGTCAGCTGGCCAAGTGGAAAACCGCAGAAGAAGTAGCTGCTCTTGTGCGGTCATTGCCAGTGGAAGAGCAACCAAAACAAATCATCGTCACTCGCAAAGGAATGCTGGATCCTCTAGAGGTCCATTTGCTCGATTTCCCCAACATCGTAATCAAGGGGAGTGAGCTACAGTTGCCTTTCCAGGCTTGCTTGAAGATCGAAAAGTTTGGTGATCTGATTTTAAAGGCTACCGAACCTCAGATGGTTCTATTTAATATCTACGATGATTGGCTGAAGACTATCTCATCGTACACTGCCTTCTCCCGTCTCATATTGATTCTGCGGGCGCTGCACGTGAACAATGAGAAAGCAAAGATGTTACTGAAGCCTGACAAGACCGTCATCACCCAACCTCACCATATCTGGCCTTCTCTAACGGACGATGAGTGGATGAAG GTGGAAGTCGCACTGAGAGACCTCAATCTTTCAGACTACTCCAAGAAGAATAATGTGAATACATCTGCGCTAACACAGTCTGAAATCCGTGACATAATACTCGGTGCGGAGATTGCTCCACCCTCGCAGCAGAGACAACAGATGGCCGAAATCGAGAAACAG GCCAAAGAAGATAGTCGATTAACAGCGGTTACATCAAGAACGACGAACGTCCATGGCGATGAGCTTATAGTCACCACAACTAGTCCATACGAGCAGCAAGCATTCGGTTCCAAGACCGACTGGCGCGTGAGAGCTATCTCAGCTGCAAATCTTCATCTCCGTGTTAGTCACATCTATGTGAACTCAGACGACGCAAAG GAGACGGGATACACTTACATCATCCCTAAGAACGTCTTGAAGAAGTTTATTGGCATAGCAGATTTGAGAACTCAGATTTCTGGTTACCTTTATGGTTTGAGTCCCCAGGATAACCCACGGGTGAAGGAGATCCGCTGCATAGTTATGCCACCGCAATGGGGGACTCACCAGCAGGTGCATCTGCCGTCGGCTCTACCCGAGCACGACGTTCTAAACGACCTAGAACCACTGGGATGGATGCATACGCAGCCCAACGAGCTTCCTCAGCTATCTCCACAG GATGTGACTGCTCATGCACGGATTCTCGAGAACAATAAGCAGTGGGACGGCGAGAAATGCATTATTTTGACCTGCAGCTTCACTCCAGGATCCTGCTCGTTGACTGCCTACAAGCTGACCCCATCCGGTTACGAATGGGGTCGTGTTACCAAGGACACCGGGAGCAATCCCCACGGTTATCTACCAACGCATTACGAGAAAGTGCAGATGCTTCTGAGTGACCGCTTCCTGGGCTTCTATATG GTCCCGGACGATGGCCCTTGGAATTACAACTTCATGGGAGTCAAGCATACGGTAATCATGCGATACGGCGTGAAGCTAGGAACCGCGAGGGACTACTACCATGAGGATCACCGGCCGACGCACTTCCTGGAGTTCACTAATCTGGAAGAGGGGGGCGCAGCAGAGGCAGACAGGGAGGATGCCTTCTCGTAG
- the LOC135678972 gene encoding uncharacterized protein LOC135678972: MKEMDDGGDSDAPEELTAAEGIKQDEEIRKVQRENVMRVAHENKERRRQWAQRKTQPKQKKEGVEAEETEQPDEAPSIPGMLPSNIVAVLAAREKLTFSSDSEEEIVKQKNTKRKKKKKASGPETILLKDIPPPQCLENSLEFLKRRKMQVPRSSSILKNADQALRLLSSKGSLRSLS, from the exons ATGAAGGAGATGGATGACGGCGGCGATTCCGACGCACCGGAGGAGCTTACTGCCGCCGAG GGCATTAAGCAAGATGAAGAAATTAGAAAAGTCCAGAGAGAGAATGTGATGAG GGTCGCTCATGAGAATAAAGAACGTAGGAGACAATGGGCGCAGAGAAAGACTCAACCAAAACAGAAGAAAGAAGGTGTAGAAGCTGAAGAGACTGAACAACCAGATGAGGCACCCAGTATACCAGGAATGCTTCCAAGCAACATAGTTGCTGTTCTTGCAGCCCGTGAAAA GTTAACGTTCTCATCAGACTCTGAGGAAGAAAttgtaaagcagaaaaacactaaaagaaagaaaaagaagaaagcatcGGG GCCTGAGACAATTCTCCTGAAGGACATTCCTCCTCCCCAATGCCTGGAAAATTCCTTGGAATTTTTGAAGAGGAGAAAGATGCAGGTCCCCAGATCATCTTCCATTCTGAAGAATGCGGACCAGGCATTGCGTCTCCTTTCATCAAAAGGTAGCTTGCGGAGCCTGAGTTAG